The following proteins come from a genomic window of Dreissena polymorpha isolate Duluth1 chromosome 1, UMN_Dpol_1.0, whole genome shotgun sequence:
- the LOC127876785 gene encoding sentrin-specific protease 1-like has protein sequence MYDLLMLPQCKGNNHWVLLVASVMSRTVTIYDSLGGNNKALFDLFCQFMCQRAQIVKDGLEKFSSEFKAPPCNKQHHGNSCGVFALMTAKCLVMKMHPTMLRQAHDSVYRD, from the exons atgtatgatctacttatgctgccacaatgtaaaggcaacaatcactgggttttgctggttgcaagtgttatgtccaggactgtaaccatttacgactcgttgggtggtaacaacaaggccttgttcgatttgttctg ccagttcatgtgtcaacgagcgcaaatagtgaaagatggcttggaaaaattcagttcagagttcaaagcgccaccttgcaacaaacagcaccatggaaacagctgtggagtgtttgcattgatg actgccaaatgtttggtcatgaaaatgcatcccacaatgttgcgacaggcccatgattcagtttatcgagactag